One window from the genome of Antechinus flavipes isolate AdamAnt ecotype Samford, QLD, Australia chromosome X, AdamAnt_v2, whole genome shotgun sequence encodes:
- the LOC127542659 gene encoding homeobox protein prophet of Pit-1-like isoform X2 codes for MEAGGAGLFGQALEVFGLNSLGYVPPREEAPPGSAPLPAGKPKRHRTKFTSKQLEKLEEVFERNQYPDVWFREALARDLGLDEIRVQIWFQNRRAKQRKQKCSLLPDLNLLPFDNLTSFLPEPQIARPNFFPNSELRDPHFLHLHNPNLFSKESLFPDPWPQPLQFPPPPPLQFPLPQPFQFPPPPPVYAPAPNNLETWIPCQHSLSWIPEKH; via the exons ATGG AAGCAGGAGGTGCTGGACTTTTCGGCCAGGCCCTGGAAGTGTTTGGCCTGAACTCTCTAGGATATGTTCCCCCCCGGGAGGAAGCCCCTCCAGGATCAGCTCCCCTCCCAGCCGGGAAGCCGAAGAGACATCGGACCAAGTTTACTTCCAAACAACTGGAAAAGCTTGAGGAAGTCTTTGAAAGAAACCAGTACCCTGATGTCTGGTTTCGGGAAGCTCTGGCCCGAGACCTAGGGCTCGATGAGATCCGTGTTCAG ATATGGTTCCAGAACCGCCGGGCCAAGCAGAGGAAGCAGAAGTGTTCACTGCTCCCGGACCTGAACCTGTTGCCTTTTGACAACCTGACCAGCTTCCTTCCTGAACCCCAAATAGCCCGACCCAATTTCTTCCCAAATTCTGAGCTCAGAGATCCTCACTTTCTGCATCTCCATAACCCCAACCTGTTTTCTAAGGAGAGTCTCTTCCCAGACCCATGGCCACAGCCACTCcaattcccacccccacccccactccaatTCCCACTGCCACAGCCATTCcaattcccacccccacccccagtctATGCCCCAGCCCCAAACAACCTGGAGACCTGGATTCCCTGTCAGCACTCCCTGTCCTGGATTCCTGAGAAGCACTGA